The Staphylococcus sp. NRL 16/872 DNA segment ATAATCCAGGATTTTCAATTAAAGCACCTATATCATTACTTTTATTTAAAGTATGTGATTTTAGAGTTCCAGATTGATAGCTGGATAGACCTAAAATAACCTTCATTAATGTTGTCTTTCCTGCACCATTTCCACCTACTAATCCAATAATATCGCCACTGTTTAGTGTGAAAGATACATCTTTTAGAATTTTTTTACTTTTGATATTTTTACTAATTTCGTTCAAAGTTAATAATTCCATAGTATTCCCCCTTTTTGGTTTTGTGACTTATATATCAATATAATCAAACAAACAATTGTAAATATATAGTATTGTGTGATATTGATACTATTTAAATTATAAAAAGTGTATATATTGTCAAAAAGATTATACTATTAAGGGTACACCCTAATCATACAAAATAAGTTGTTGAAATTATCGCAATTAGAACGTATGATTAGGGTGTATATTAATTATGGAGTGAAGATGAATGATTATAGGTTATGCGAGAGTATCATCGATAGATCAAAATTTAGAAAGACAATTGGATAATTTAAAGACGTTTGGTGTGGAGAAAATCTTTACAGAGAAACAGTCGGGAAAGTCAGTGGAAAATAGACCTGTATTTCAAGAAGCACTCAATTTTGTCAGAATGGGAGATCGATTCGTTGTGGAATCTATTGATCGTTTGGGACGTGATTATGATGAAATTATTGAAACTGTGAGTTATTTAAAAGAGAAAGACGTTCAGTTAATGATTACCAGCTTACCTATGATGAATGAAGTGATTGGCAATCCATTACTGGATAAGTTTATGAAAGATTTAATCGTTCAAATTTTAGCAATGGTTTCAGAACAAGAGAGAAATGAAAGTAAACGTCGACAAGCGCAAGGAATTCAAGTTGCGAAGGAAAAAGGCGTATATAAAGGGCGCCCCTTACTTTATTCACCAAATGCCAAAGACCCACAGAAACGTATTATTTATCATCGCGTGGTGGAAATGTTAGAAGAAGGGAAAGCAATTAGTAAGATTGCGAAAGAAGTTAATATCACAAGACAGACAGTTTATAGAATTAAGCATGATAAGGGATCATCTTGATAAATGGGTCGTCAATGCAAATAAGAGGCTCTCACAGAGTCTCAAAACTCATATTATATTATTGAAATGATCTTTTAATAATTATACAAGAAAAAAGAGAGTGCGAATTCGCACTCTCTTTTTGTGTAGTAATACTATTTAAATTTTTTATCAATAATGAACGTAATTTAGAAATAATATTTATTGGTATTTCAAGAATATATATATAATTATTTACTAAGTCCATTTAAAAAAATTTGAGAGAACTTGTTCATAAGTTTAATTCTTTCATTAATATTTTGTTCATGTGTAAAGGTAACAATTCCATTAACAGCGTTTGCTGCTATTTTACTAACAGCATTAACATCATTAATACACCATTCGCCATTTAAATTACCCTCCTTAAAAATTACATGATAAGCATCTATATATTTGTTTTCTAATTTATTCATTTTTTCATTAATGCTATTAGTTTTATAATATTCAGTGCAAAATTCAATTATTGCGTTTTGAAGTGGATAATAGTATTCGGTTGTTAAAGATAGTTCATTATATAAATAAAATTTTTCTCTATTAGTTTTACATTTGATTTGTTCCTTTTTCCACTGTTCTTGCCATTTAGATTCTTCTATATTTAAAATTTCTAAAAATAGATTTTCTTTTGTTTTAAAGTGATAATAAAGATTCCCTTTACTACTTTCTGATAATTTAACAATTTCTCCAGTAGTAGTGGCATTATATCCATTTTTTATAAATAATTCCTTTGCGACACCTAGTATTTTATCTTTCAAGTTCATCACGCCTTTAATGAGTATTAAGTACTATCAATGATAGCACAAAAATTCAAAGAATAATTGTATAACACAATACAGCCATTTAAATTTCGCAAGATTTTTTGTTGTAATATGTAAAAAAATAGATTATAATCCTTATAGACCGATCGAACGGTCTATAAGGATTGGAGGGAACTTAAATGATTTCATTTTTTACAAAAACTACTGATATGATGACATCAAAAAAAAGATGGACTGCACTAGTAGTATTATCTGTTAGTTTGTTTGTTGTTACAATGGATATGACAATATTAATTATGGCTTTACCGGAATTAGTAAGAGAGTTAGAGCCTTCTGGTACCCAACAGTTATGGATAGTTGATATATACTCTCTTGTTTTAGCTGGCTTTATAATTCCATTGAGTGCCTTTGCTGATAAATGGGGAAGAAAAAAAGCATTATTAACTGGATTTGCTTTATTTGGCCTCGTTTCATTAGCTATATTTTTCGCAGAAAGTGCAGAGTTCGTAATAGCTATTCGATTTTTACTTGGTATTGCAGGTGCTTTAATAATGCCAACTACTCTTTCAATGATAAGAGTAATTTTTGAAAACCCTAAAGAAAGGGCCACTGCATTAGCTGTATGGTCAATCGTTTCATCGATAGG contains these protein-coding regions:
- a CDS encoding recombinase family protein, which translates into the protein MIIGYARVSSIDQNLERQLDNLKTFGVEKIFTEKQSGKSVENRPVFQEALNFVRMGDRFVVESIDRLGRDYDEIIETVSYLKEKDVQLMITSLPMMNEVIGNPLLDKFMKDLIVQILAMVSEQERNESKRRQAQGIQVAKEKGVYKGRPLLYSPNAKDPQKRIIYHRVVEMLEEGKAISKIAKEVNITRQTVYRIKHDKGSS
- the qacR gene encoding multidrug-binding transcriptional regulator QacR; translated protein: MNLKDKILGVAKELFIKNGYNATTTGEIVKLSESSKGNLYYHFKTKENLFLEILNIEESKWQEQWKKEQIKCKTNREKFYLYNELSLTTEYYYPLQNAIIEFCTEYYKTNSINEKMNKLENKYIDAYHVIFKEGNLNGEWCINDVNAVSKIAANAVNGIVTFTHEQNINERIKLMNKFSQIFLNGLSK